From one Balneolaceae bacterium genomic stretch:
- a CDS encoding metalloregulator ArsR/SmtB family transcription factor, translating to MIRAKKIKLDDLKTERSAAIAKALGHPARIEIIKILMEQNSCFCGDLADVLPLAQSTVSQHLKALKDAGLISGTVDGVRTCYCLNPDGVSELDNLLSELSSKLVKTCC from the coding sequence ATGATACGAGCCAAAAAGATAAAATTGGACGATCTCAAAACTGAACGATCTGCGGCAATAGCCAAAGCCCTGGGCCACCCTGCAAGGATTGAGATCATAAAAATTTTGATGGAGCAAAATTCTTGTTTTTGTGGTGATTTAGCTGATGTACTTCCACTTGCGCAATCTACTGTATCACAACACTTGAAAGCTCTGAAAGACGCCGGTTTAATTTCTGGGACTGTAGATGGTGTTCGCACCTGCTACTGCCTGAATCCGGATGGAGTCAGTGAACTCGATAACTTATTATCAGAACTATCTTCTAAACTTGTAAAAACCTGCTGCTGA
- a CDS encoding metallophosphoesterase family protein produces the protein MKIALFSDIHANIDALKPVLNDIYNRKPDAVYCLGDLVGYAPYPNEVIETIREKGIPVIAGNYDQGVGLKSDDCGCAYKNEEDEARGVESITYTNKIISEENRKYLRSLPAHLRVEFGVNTDPCHLLLVHGSPRKINEYLFEDRPDKSMIRMMEKANAHIMAFGHTHKPYYKRLEDSDGNFRHAINIGSVGKPKDGDPRACYVTLEWEDDLDLSRSNGLNVEFIRVEYDVEKAAKAVEESPLPNPFADMLRNGG, from the coding sequence ATGAAAATCGCCCTTTTTAGTGATATACATGCAAATATTGATGCCCTTAAACCAGTACTTAATGATATCTATAACCGTAAACCTGATGCTGTGTATTGCCTTGGGGATCTTGTTGGATATGCGCCCTATCCAAATGAAGTGATTGAAACGATCAGAGAAAAAGGAATTCCGGTCATTGCAGGAAATTATGACCAGGGTGTCGGATTGAAAAGTGATGACTGCGGCTGCGCTTACAAAAATGAAGAAGATGAAGCCAGGGGTGTTGAATCCATCACCTACACCAATAAGATTATCTCTGAAGAGAATCGAAAGTATTTACGGTCACTTCCCGCACATCTCAGAGTTGAGTTTGGGGTGAATACGGATCCCTGTCATCTGCTGCTTGTACATGGAAGCCCCAGAAAAATTAATGAATATCTTTTCGAAGACCGACCCGATAAAAGCATGATCCGAATGATGGAGAAAGCAAACGCGCATATCATGGCGTTTGGCCACACCCACAAACCTTATTACAAAAGATTGGAAGACAGCGATGGGAACTTTCGCCATGCGATTAATATCGGATCCGTGGGAAAACCGAAGGATGGCGATCCGCGTGCCTGTTATGTGACGCTGGAGTGGGAAGATGACCTGGATTTGTCCCGCTCCAATGGACTAAACGTTGAATTTATTCGTGTGGAATATGATGTTGAAAAAGCAGCAAAAGCAGTTGAAGAGAGTCCGCTCCCCAATCCGTTCGCTGACATGCTCCGTAATGGAGGTTGA
- a CDS encoding DinB family protein — translation MNNQLFYDMWKMGRTRLTNQLESMKKEDLLKRVHSDSNSVGWLMRHIAEVELLFAKNVFGRELKLKAQTIGSIAKDHGQFDELEPLLELIERAGDELGAAIKDIEDWDGEVTTAEFGTVTRAEALGRITTHTAYHAGQVALAKKYGE, via the coding sequence ATGAACAATCAACTATTTTACGACATGTGGAAGATGGGACGAACCCGTTTAACCAATCAGCTGGAAAGCATGAAAAAAGAGGACTTACTGAAACGAGTTCACAGCGATAGCAACAGCGTGGGCTGGCTGATGCGCCACATCGCGGAAGTGGAATTGTTATTTGCCAAGAATGTCTTCGGACGAGAGCTGAAATTAAAAGCTCAAACCATCGGCTCCATTGCCAAAGACCACGGACAGTTTGATGAGCTTGAACCTCTGCTGGAGCTCATAGAAAGAGCGGGAGATGAACTGGGAGCTGCTATTAAAGATATCGAGGATTGGGATGGCGAGGTCACCACGGCCGAGTTTGGCACAGTTACCCGTGCGGAAGCTCTTGGCAGAATAACAACACATACCGCCTATCATGCGGGACAGGTTGCACTTGCAAAAAAGTATGGCGAATAA
- the arsD gene encoding arsenite efflux transporter metallochaperone ArsD encodes MSNQTETKTLIEVYDPAMCCSTGVCGPDVDDSLADFANDVKWLKSKGVEVKRYNLGQEPEAFKANPPVLTRLQKGGTEVLPNSF; translated from the coding sequence ATGAGTAATCAGACCGAGACCAAGACATTAATTGAAGTATACGATCCTGCCATGTGTTGCAGCACCGGAGTGTGCGGACCTGACGTGGACGATTCACTTGCAGATTTTGCAAATGATGTTAAATGGCTAAAATCAAAAGGCGTAGAAGTAAAACGCTATAATTTAGGGCAGGAGCCGGAAGCCTTTAAAGCCAATCCGCCGGTTTTAACAAGACTTCAGAAAGGTGGCACTGAAGTGCTTCCCAATTCATTTTAA
- a CDS encoding ArsA-related P-loop ATPase, whose product MKNLPQITPYIFFTGKGGVGKTSLASATAVKLADEGKTVLLISTDPASNLKEVLETNVTEKGHAD is encoded by the coding sequence ATGAAGAACTTACCACAAATCACACCATATATCTTTTTCACAGGTAAAGGAGGCGTTGGTAAAACTTCGCTTGCAAGTGCAACAGCAGTCAAACTGGCCGATGAAGGCAAAACGGTACTGCTGATCAGCACAGATCCCGCCTCAAATTTAAAAGAAGTTCTCGAAACCAATGTGACCGAGAAAGGTCACGCCGATTAA
- a CDS encoding TRC40/GET3/ArsA family transport-energizing ATPase — translation MNIDPEMSAEEYRNRVTSPMEGILPEEEINKIREELSGACTTEIAAFDEFARYVAGDGENQPYDVIIFDTAPTGHTLRLLELPAAWSEFIESNPDGASCIGPSSALKTSQERYQKVVDRLKDKDATTIYLVTRPDASALREADRSGQELKEMGLASQLLLINGYFEPVDESDPFAQKMKAMADEILENMPERLKEMKQMVFPLRPYNLLGIEKLRKVFEPLDKEEIKNNSGSILTEDHESDFPGLEQMVEDIIDDKDHGLVMTMGKGGVGKTTIAAAIALRLAQKGYPVHLTTTDPAAHLMDHIGDLKLPENLEVDRIDPHAEKQAYIEKVLKQKGKNKTDDELKLLREDLESPCTEEVAVFQAFSKAIHQAKRKFVVVDTAPNRTHPAAARHHRKLSQRGAAKYPYGCG, via the coding sequence GTGAATATCGATCCTGAGATGTCGGCTGAGGAGTACCGAAACCGGGTTACATCCCCCATGGAGGGAATTCTTCCCGAAGAGGAAATCAACAAGATCAGAGAGGAGCTTTCCGGAGCATGCACAACGGAGATCGCGGCATTTGACGAATTTGCCCGATATGTTGCAGGAGATGGAGAGAATCAGCCCTATGATGTGATTATCTTTGATACGGCTCCAACCGGACACACCTTGCGCCTGCTGGAACTGCCGGCTGCCTGGAGTGAATTTATTGAATCGAATCCTGATGGAGCATCGTGTATCGGCCCGTCATCGGCGTTGAAAACCAGCCAGGAGCGCTATCAAAAAGTGGTGGACAGGCTTAAAGATAAGGATGCTACAACCATTTATCTGGTAACCCGACCCGACGCTTCAGCACTTCGTGAAGCGGATCGATCAGGACAAGAGCTGAAGGAGATGGGATTGGCGAGTCAGCTGCTTCTCATCAACGGCTATTTTGAACCGGTGGATGAATCGGATCCGTTTGCCCAAAAAATGAAGGCGATGGCTGATGAGATACTGGAAAATATGCCGGAACGCCTCAAAGAGATGAAACAGATGGTATTTCCGCTTCGTCCTTACAACCTGCTTGGTATCGAGAAATTGAGAAAAGTGTTTGAACCGCTTGATAAAGAAGAGATTAAAAATAACAGCGGATCTATTTTGACAGAAGATCACGAGAGTGATTTTCCCGGCCTTGAACAGATGGTGGAAGACATCATCGACGATAAAGATCACGGCCTGGTAATGACGATGGGGAAAGGTGGTGTCGGTAAAACGACAATTGCAGCAGCCATCGCGCTTCGGCTCGCTCAAAAAGGCTATCCGGTTCATCTCACTACAACCGATCCGGCTGCACACCTGATGGATCACATTGGTGATCTGAAGCTGCCTGAAAATCTGGAAGTCGACCGGATTGATCCGCACGCCGAAAAGCAGGCCTATATCGAAAAAGTGCTGAAGCAGAAAGGAAAAAACAAAACAGACGACGAGCTGAAGCTGCTTCGGGAAGATCTGGAGTCGCCATGTACGGAAGAAGTTGCAGTATTTCAGGCGTTTTCTAAAGCCATTCATCAGGCGAAACGGAAGTTCGTGGTTGTAGATACAGCGCCCAACCGGACACACCCTGCTGCTGCTCGACACCACCGGAAGCTATCACAAAGAGGTGCTGCGAAATACCCATATGGATGCGGATAA